The following are encoded in a window of Desulfolucanica intricata genomic DNA:
- a CDS encoding small, acid-soluble spore protein, alpha/beta type — protein MTTKRKNPTKKTDPNAQIKMEITEELGLAEKIKKEGWGSLSSIESGRIGGLMARRIKNL, from the coding sequence ATAACGACAAAAAGAAAAAATCCCACAAAAAAAACGGATCCTAATGCCCAAATCAAAATGGAAATCACCGAAGAATTAGGATTGGCAGAAAAAATAAAAAAAGAGGGCTGGGGCAGTCTTAGCTCAATAGAAAGCGGGCGCATCGGAGGATTGATGGCCCGCAGAATAAAAAATCTATAA
- the cotE gene encoding outer spore coat protein CotE → MSEYPTREKNKFSNSYREIITKAVCGTARKNIRLEKNIFLPAAYTPSKILGAKITKFNLHPVITESLSRQHPEIQISGAFEINAWYSFDEGRVTDIARELLDFKETFHINDYDPHTMNEADVRIMITRFPECKNVTLRENKSMSFDIELGLYVEVIGETKLYVRTPDHDDDDS, encoded by the coding sequence ATGAGTGAATACCCCACTCGAGAAAAAAATAAATTCTCGAATTCTTATCGAGAAATTATTACAAAAGCTGTATGCGGTACTGCCAGAAAAAATATTCGTCTGGAAAAAAATATTTTTTTGCCTGCGGCATATACCCCCTCAAAAATTCTTGGCGCTAAAATAACAAAGTTTAACCTTCACCCGGTGATTACCGAATCACTGTCCCGCCAACATCCGGAGATCCAAATCAGTGGTGCTTTTGAAATTAATGCTTGGTATTCGTTCGACGAGGGCAGAGTCACCGATATAGCACGCGAATTATTAGATTTCAAAGAAACCTTTCATATTAATGATTATGACCCGCATACAATGAATGAAGCCGATGTAAGAATTATGATTACACGTTTCCCGGAATGCAAAAATGTAACACTAAGAGAAAATAAAAGTATGTCCTTTGATATTGAATTAGGACTATATGTAGAAGTAATAGGGGAAACCAAGTTATATGTAAGGACGCCCGATCATGACGATGACGATTCCTAA
- a CDS encoding CotS family spore coat protein, which yields MPKKLAELAAKVISLYGIKPESVRLVQGESIKTVWKIYAYSGEYCLKRLKHNLEKSLFSIEAQVYMSGKGAQVPKVIKAKSGEKFIEYKGQIFVLYNWVSGRQLHLNNKSDLRQAVKGLAKFHLDSTGYQAPQGIRVSTKLGRWPHQYASMRDRLIKWRDIAAEKPQKELFKVYLEQVDYFIYLADKAMKLLDSSDYRGWVRDVEQKKILCHQDYGEGNALLTERGIFVLDLDSVSYELPARDLRKIILKIMSGYKYWDEKMLREILRWYEETNPLTAEQRKVLYIDLLFPHEFHNIAKNPFHKQKEVKAGDLALASGLGRDKVELLERMLEE from the coding sequence GTGCCGAAAAAATTAGCAGAATTAGCTGCAAAGGTAATCTCTCTATATGGTATAAAACCTGAGTCAGTACGGTTGGTTCAAGGTGAGAGTATAAAGACAGTCTGGAAAATATATGCATATAGCGGTGAATACTGCTTAAAAAGGCTTAAACATAATCTTGAAAAAAGTTTATTTTCCATAGAAGCACAAGTGTATATGTCCGGAAAAGGAGCTCAGGTTCCCAAAGTTATTAAGGCAAAATCCGGAGAAAAGTTTATTGAATACAAAGGGCAAATTTTTGTTTTATATAATTGGGTTTCCGGTAGACAACTGCATTTAAATAACAAAAGTGATTTAAGGCAAGCTGTGAAGGGGTTGGCTAAATTCCATCTTGATTCAACCGGTTATCAGGCTCCGCAAGGGATAAGGGTTTCTACAAAATTGGGTCGCTGGCCTCACCAGTATGCCTCTATGCGTGATCGTTTGATCAAATGGAGGGATATTGCAGCTGAGAAACCACAAAAAGAACTTTTTAAGGTGTATTTAGAGCAGGTCGATTATTTTATTTACCTTGCAGATAAAGCAATGAAGCTTCTTGACAGTTCGGATTACCGTGGATGGGTAAGGGATGTCGAGCAAAAAAAAATACTCTGTCACCAGGATTATGGAGAAGGGAATGCCTTATTAACCGAACGGGGAATTTTTGTTCTTGATTTAGACAGTGTGAGCTATGAACTACCCGCCCGCGACCTGCGTAAAATAATTTTAAAAATAATGTCCGGTTATAAGTATTGGGATGAAAAAATGCTGCGGGAGATTTTGCGTTGGTATGAAGAAACGAACCCGCTTACGGCAGAGCAGAGAAAGGTATTATATATTGACCTGTTATTCCCCCATGAATTTCATAATATAGCTAAAAACCCTTTTCATAAGCAAAAAGAGGTGAAAGCCGGAGATTTGGCCCTGGCTTCCGGTTTAGGTAGAGATAAAGTAGAGCTTTTAGAAAGAATGCTGGAGGAATAG
- a CDS encoding CotS family spore coat protein, which yields MYDCMLLEQVLDKYGLPVVEYSIISNKEKKKVWKVKFSGGSAALKKMPGTPEKTFFLARSVDFLAGVGVKVAPVIPTAEGSLFVNIKKDTFLLSRWIDGKQPDYDRNLELILESMARFHLGSRGFQPGEGYIRSHLGTWLESFAKKKKKLEQLKEIAHENYRDSFSRIFLQFVDHFIESVALAEKKLVKSCYRDWIKRLKKELCLCHQDFTPKNLRLSAGELYVFDIDSITVDLPARDIRKIINKLMKKKGWDKVLLNQVSNLYRKNNPISDSEWQVVLIDLYFPHLFWGIVTKYYGKRAPDWPKEKFLKRLDEMVKVELSKEKILADLI from the coding sequence ATGTATGACTGTATGTTATTAGAGCAGGTATTAGATAAATACGGTTTACCCGTAGTTGAGTATTCAATAATCAGTAATAAAGAAAAAAAGAAAGTTTGGAAGGTTAAGTTTTCCGGTGGATCGGCGGCATTAAAAAAAATGCCCGGAACACCTGAAAAAACATTTTTTCTGGCCCGTTCTGTGGATTTTTTAGCTGGTGTCGGAGTGAAGGTGGCACCGGTGATTCCTACAGCGGAGGGTAGTCTATTTGTAAATATAAAAAAAGATACTTTTCTTTTATCCCGGTGGATTGATGGGAAGCAACCGGATTATGACCGGAATTTGGAGCTCATCTTAGAATCAATGGCCAGGTTTCACTTAGGTTCCCGTGGATTTCAACCCGGAGAAGGTTATATTCGTTCACATTTAGGAACTTGGTTAGAAAGTTTTGCTAAAAAGAAAAAAAAATTAGAGCAGTTAAAGGAAATAGCTCATGAAAATTATCGGGATAGTTTCTCCCGGATATTTTTACAATTCGTTGATCACTTTATTGAAAGTGTGGCTTTAGCAGAGAAAAAATTAGTTAAGTCCTGCTACCGGGATTGGATTAAACGATTAAAAAAGGAATTATGTCTTTGCCATCAGGATTTTACTCCAAAAAATCTTCGGTTGTCAGCCGGTGAACTATATGTATTTGATATTGATTCTATTACAGTAGATTTGCCCGCCAGAGATATTCGCAAGATAATTAATAAATTGATGAAGAAAAAAGGTTGGGATAAAGTACTTTTAAATCAAGTTAGCAATTTATATCGCAAGAATAATCCCATAAGTGACAGTGAGTGGCAAGTGGTCTTAATAGATCTTTATTTTCCCCATCTATTTTGGGGTATAGTCACCAAATATTATGGCAAGAGGGCCCCGGATTGGCCCAAGGAAAAGTTCCTAAAAAGGTTGGACGAAATGGTTAAGGTTGAATTATCAAAGGAAAAGATTTTAGCTGATTTAATATAA
- a CDS encoding glycosyltransferase family 4 protein: MKIALISSEKLPVPPIRGGAVQQYINGVLPYLRKKHEITILSIQDPELKEMEVVEQVRYIRIPGDTKEKFFKEAARELKLNNYDIVHVFNRPVSLKRYFKASPHSKFILSVHNEMFTPKKIPYTQAVECIKRVSQIVTISDFIQCGILKNFPEAAGKIRTIYSGVDLEQFQPVWSEQAIKIREQVKNEYGINNSNVVLYVSRFSPKKGSHLVLQAMSDVIQENPQTVLLVVGSKWYGSNKVDEYVSYIYKLGQKISGHVIFTGFIPPADIYKYFTVGDIFVCASQWEEPLARVHYEAMAAGLPIITTNRGGNPEVVKGFGNGLVLTGYDYSEDFAAAINYLLRNPNLAREMGRNGRRLAEDRFSYKRVAEDLLRLYEEI, from the coding sequence TTGAAAATAGCATTAATCTCCAGTGAAAAGCTCCCTGTACCGCCAATCAGAGGAGGAGCAGTTCAGCAGTATATAAACGGGGTATTACCATATTTAAGAAAAAAACATGAGATTACGATTTTGAGTATCCAAGACCCGGAATTAAAGGAAATGGAAGTTGTAGAGCAGGTAAGATATATTCGTATTCCGGGTGATACTAAGGAGAAGTTTTTTAAGGAGGCAGCCCGGGAATTAAAGCTTAATAACTATGATATAGTACACGTGTTTAATCGTCCGGTATCCTTGAAAAGATATTTTAAGGCGTCTCCCCATAGTAAATTTATTCTTAGCGTACACAATGAGATGTTTACACCAAAGAAAATTCCTTATACCCAAGCCGTGGAATGTATAAAGCGGGTCAGTCAGATAGTTACAATTAGCGATTTTATTCAGTGCGGGATTTTAAAAAATTTTCCGGAGGCAGCCGGAAAAATACGTACAATATACTCCGGGGTAGACCTGGAACAATTTCAACCCGTCTGGTCAGAACAAGCTATTAAAATAAGAGAGCAGGTTAAAAATGAGTACGGAATTAATAATTCCAATGTAGTACTTTACGTCAGCCGTTTTTCACCGAAAAAAGGTTCTCATCTTGTACTGCAGGCTATGTCTGATGTTATACAGGAAAACCCACAAACCGTTTTGCTGGTTGTCGGAAGCAAGTGGTATGGGTCTAATAAGGTAGATGAATATGTATCATATATTTATAAATTGGGGCAAAAAATTTCAGGTCATGTTATCTTTACAGGATTTATACCGCCTGCGGATATCTATAAATACTTTACTGTAGGAGATATTTTTGTTTGCGCCTCTCAATGGGAGGAGCCTCTGGCCAGAGTTCATTATGAGGCTATGGCGGCGGGGTTACCTATTATTACCACTAACCGGGGTGGAAATCCTGAGGTAGTTAAAGGTTTTGGAAACGGATTAGTCCTGACAGGCTATGATTACTCTGAAGATTTTGCTGCGGCGATAAATTATCTGTTAAGAAACCCCAACCTAGCCCGGGAAATGGGCAGAAACGGTCGACGATTGGCTGAGGATCGATTTAGCTACAAGCGGGTGGCGGAGGATTTGTTAAGGTTGTACGAAGAGATTTAA
- a CDS encoding CapA family protein: protein MNKKFIKDLFIFILLFLLSVSFYTNSIISYKINQAIEEETKQPSTTTIIKLTAIGDFLMHIPIINSAYDTTTQSYDFKPIFEPVAEYLNSADLTIGNLETRLAGKERGYSGYPCFNCPAALADDLKVLGVDILATANNHSMDMGYNGLITTLNNLEQAGLEYIGNARSPEERKRLLIKEVKGIKLGFLNYTETTNGIPLPPGKEYAVNMVDLDIIKQDIENLKKKHVDLVIVYLHFGTEYMRQPTAAQKKLARDILNSGADIILGDHVHVLQPMEKIHEKFIIYSLGNFISNQRWQYSDSGVILNLEIEKNQQTGKTSLKKAAYIPVWVDTYNSGGKLRYRVLPVEKAIYDYQKGQDSLLTAEDYSRLQQVWEETTALLSVPEQEIMPVMLIEKTRT from the coding sequence TTGAATAAAAAATTTATTAAAGATCTTTTTATCTTTATACTTCTATTTCTCTTATCAGTATCTTTTTATACCAACTCAATAATCAGTTATAAAATAAATCAAGCTATAGAAGAAGAAACGAAGCAACCATCCACGACCACTATCATAAAATTGACAGCAATCGGAGATTTTTTAATGCATATCCCTATTATAAACTCTGCCTATGATACCACAACACAAAGTTATGATTTTAAACCAATCTTTGAACCGGTAGCAGAATATCTTAATAGTGCAGATCTCACCATCGGCAATCTGGAAACAAGGCTGGCAGGAAAAGAAAGAGGTTACTCGGGTTATCCTTGTTTCAATTGCCCGGCAGCTTTAGCCGATGATCTAAAAGTACTGGGGGTGGATATCTTAGCTACAGCTAATAATCACAGCATGGATATGGGGTATAACGGACTTATAACAACCCTGAATAACCTGGAGCAAGCCGGCCTGGAGTATATTGGCAATGCCCGCAGTCCGGAAGAAAGAAAGCGTTTACTAATCAAAGAGGTTAAAGGAATCAAACTTGGCTTTTTAAACTATACCGAAACTACAAACGGTATACCCCTTCCACCCGGAAAAGAATATGCCGTAAATATGGTAGACTTAGATATTATTAAACAGGACATTGAAAACCTAAAAAAGAAACATGTAGATTTAGTTATTGTTTACCTGCATTTTGGAACAGAGTACATGCGCCAACCCACAGCAGCTCAAAAAAAATTGGCCCGGGATATTCTTAATAGCGGTGCAGATATTATATTAGGTGACCACGTTCACGTACTGCAGCCGATGGAAAAAATACATGAAAAATTTATTATTTACTCCCTGGGCAACTTTATTTCAAACCAGCGCTGGCAATACTCTGATTCAGGTGTTATCTTAAATCTGGAAATCGAAAAGAACCAACAAACAGGGAAGACCTCTCTAAAAAAAGCAGCTTACATTCCGGTGTGGGTAGATACCTATAACAGTGGAGGAAAATTACGCTACCGTGTGCTGCCGGTAGAGAAAGCAATTTATGATTACCAAAAAGGACAGGATTCTTTGCTGACCGCGGAAGATTACTCCAGGCTGCAGCAGGTTTGGGAAGAAACTACTGCATTACTTAGTGTACCGGAGCAGGAGATTATGCCGGTGATGCTGATTGAAAAAACTCGAACCTAA
- the pstC gene encoding phosphate ABC transporter permease subunit PstC yields MKRLHEKIIEKVFLLSAITGIFIVFLILFFIFTEGIPVMQKYGLSHFLFETAWRPKNNLFGLLPMILGSFYVTLGALLLGVPVGIGCAIYLAEIAPRWLARAVRPLIELLAGIPSIVYGFFGLVVIVPFIMEHLGGRGLSTLAASVVLGMMILPTVINVSEDAIRAVPNEYREGSYALGAGLWQTISKVVLPTARSGLIAAVILGMGRAIGETMAVILVAGNAPAIPGSPLDMVRTLTANIAIEMGYAAGDHAGALFATGIILVVIIMLLNTLITLIPGKVGEK; encoded by the coding sequence ATGAAACGCTTACATGAAAAGATAATTGAAAAAGTGTTTTTATTAAGTGCTATTACAGGGATTTTTATAGTTTTTTTAATTCTCTTTTTTATATTTACCGAAGGGATACCGGTAATGCAAAAATACGGATTATCCCATTTTCTTTTTGAAACTGCCTGGCGGCCTAAAAATAATTTATTCGGGTTATTACCTATGATTTTAGGGTCTTTTTATGTTACTCTCGGGGCCTTGTTGTTAGGTGTACCCGTTGGTATCGGATGTGCTATATATCTTGCTGAAATTGCCCCAAGGTGGTTGGCTAGGGCAGTTAGACCGTTAATTGAGCTTTTAGCCGGGATACCTTCAATTGTTTACGGTTTTTTTGGATTAGTGGTGATCGTGCCTTTCATTATGGAACATTTAGGAGGCCGCGGTTTAAGCACACTGGCAGCTTCCGTTGTTCTGGGTATGATGATTTTACCTACTGTTATAAATGTTTCTGAGGATGCCATCCGGGCGGTACCTAATGAATATCGTGAAGGTTCTTATGCCCTTGGAGCGGGTCTTTGGCAAACTATATCCAAAGTGGTTCTGCCAACTGCGCGTTCCGGATTAATTGCAGCAGTGATTTTAGGTATGGGGAGGGCTATCGGAGAGACCATGGCAGTAATTTTAGTAGCCGGTAATGCTCCGGCAATACCCGGTTCTCCGCTGGACATGGTACGGACTTTAACAGCAAATATTGCTATTGAAATGGGTTATGCTGCCGGTGATCATGCCGGAGCACTTTTTGCAACAGGTATAATTTTGGTTGTGATTATTATGCTGCTAAATACTTTGATTACTTTAATTCCAGGTAAGGTAGGTGAAAAATAG
- the pstA gene encoding phosphate ABC transporter permease PstA, which yields MRKAVYIQEKIAKILLILSVVLTLGALAAIVFHIFSHGIREINLEFLLESPRDMGREGGVFPTIIGTFYVVLIAVAAAAPIGVFAALYLAEYSRLGMLVGVIRYAVNTLAAIPSIIFGLFGFTFLVIFLGLGWSVLSGGLTLAIMILPTIMRTTEEAIKTVPSDYREGSFALGATKWQTIRYVVLPNALPGIITGVILGIGRSVGETAAVLLTAGSSLQVPVSIFDPARTLSLHLYLLAFEGISFEKAYATATVLMILVLMTNLLANFVIKKTVIKKTIVKSS from the coding sequence GTGCGAAAAGCTGTATATATTCAGGAGAAAATAGCTAAGATTTTATTAATATTGTCAGTAGTGTTAACCTTAGGTGCTTTAGCAGCCATTGTTTTTCATATTTTTTCTCACGGAATTAGAGAAATCAACTTGGAGTTTTTACTGGAATCTCCTCGTGATATGGGGAGAGAGGGCGGGGTTTTCCCCACCATCATCGGGACTTTTTATGTGGTGCTGATTGCAGTTGCGGCAGCTGCACCAATTGGAGTTTTTGCGGCCCTTTATTTGGCTGAATATTCCCGTTTAGGTATGTTAGTAGGAGTAATAAGATATGCAGTTAATACTTTAGCTGCTATTCCTTCTATAATTTTTGGTCTGTTCGGGTTTACTTTTTTGGTTATCTTCTTAGGACTAGGTTGGAGTGTATTGTCCGGTGGTCTTACTCTGGCGATTATGATTTTACCTACAATTATGCGTACTACCGAAGAAGCGATTAAAACAGTGCCTTCCGATTATCGTGAGGGCAGCTTTGCTTTAGGTGCCACCAAGTGGCAAACTATCCGTTATGTGGTACTGCCGAACGCTTTACCCGGTATCATAACCGGTGTAATACTTGGTATAGGAAGATCTGTGGGTGAAACAGCAGCTGTTCTTTTAACTGCCGGTAGTTCTTTACAGGTGCCGGTGTCTATCTTTGATCCGGCCAGAACTTTATCGTTGCACTTATACTTACTGGCTTTTGAAGGAATTTCTTTTGAAAAAGCATATGCTACAGCTACTGTACTAATGATATTAGTTTTAATGACAAATTTATTGGCAAACTTTGTTATTAAAAAGACTGTTATTAAAAAGACTATTGTTAAAAGTTCATGA
- a CDS encoding STAS domain-containing protein, with protein MVTVLQHNGEVVVKGIIINHHFGILKEYLEEYVKTNKHIKLNLKELEFIDENGAMELMTLAGKMKQQGINFEITSISDKVMNKFIQLGAKIWLGKNLFSKVG; from the coding sequence ATGGTCACAGTTTTGCAGCATAATGGTGAAGTTGTAGTCAAAGGTATTATTATTAATCACCATTTTGGAATTCTTAAAGAGTACCTTGAAGAATATGTAAAAACAAATAAACATATTAAACTTAACTTAAAAGAGCTGGAATTCATTGATGAGAACGGTGCAATGGAGTTAATGACCTTGGCCGGTAAAATGAAACAGCAAGGAATTAATTTTGAGATTACCAGTATTTCGGATAAAGTTATGAACAAATTTATCCAGTTGGGTGCTAAGATTTGGTTGGGAAAAAACTTGTTTAGTAAAGTGGGGTAG
- a CDS encoding DUF2889 domain-containing protein: protein MICVYNAHSYNLVQKESTQQILAQTHYITTNTEVKVMIWCNINTFKIKKAVWEIYRTPEKIAMSSEEVPGLQGVRAYFGCGPALRENLSGEMSELKRKLFADTITAVIQAEVYLLPERGYTSLAAYDRYWDDMYAGACRYYSNLERVTSKLMDYAGVDNSLSSLFVRQQHLNINQVDTDKIIVNAALNDFFHEMAVIIEIAAGSLIIERIFAEILRSPDRVCKEAALLVDRLKGKTLKAMTKKELINLLGARQGCTHLIELIYNSINDAYKLI, encoded by the coding sequence ATGATATGTGTTTACAATGCCCATAGTTATAACCTGGTACAAAAGGAATCTACACAACAAATATTAGCTCAAACCCATTACATTACAACCAATACCGAAGTTAAGGTTATGATTTGGTGTAATATAAACACGTTTAAAATAAAAAAGGCTGTCTGGGAGATATACCGTACCCCGGAAAAAATAGCTATGTCCAGTGAGGAAGTTCCCGGTTTACAAGGAGTCAGAGCTTATTTTGGCTGCGGGCCTGCTCTACGGGAAAACTTAAGCGGGGAAATGTCAGAATTAAAACGTAAATTATTTGCTGATACTATAACAGCTGTCATCCAGGCAGAGGTTTATTTGTTACCTGAACGGGGGTATACCTCCCTGGCAGCTTATGACAGGTATTGGGATGATATGTACGCCGGTGCCTGCCGTTATTACAGTAATTTAGAAAGGGTTACCAGTAAATTAATGGACTATGCAGGTGTTGATAATTCGTTAAGCAGTCTTTTTGTGCGCCAGCAGCACTTGAATATAAATCAGGTTGATACAGATAAGATTATTGTTAATGCTGCTTTAAATGATTTCTTCCATGAAATGGCTGTAATTATAGAGATAGCTGCCGGAAGTTTAATTATTGAAAGAATATTTGCCGAAATACTACGTTCACCGGATCGAGTATGTAAAGAAGCTGCTTTACTGGTTGATAGGTTAAAAGGTAAAACATTAAAGGCTATGACAAAAAAAGAATTAATAAATTTATTGGGTGCCCGGCAAGGCTGTACACATCTTATTGAGTTAATATATAATAGTATTAATGATGCATATAAACTGATTTGA
- a CDS encoding Crp/Fnr family transcriptional regulator, with amino-acid sequence MEDLRNMETFNNIEALVLDEAEKEVIKQVGTKVTYPKGQVIFSAGDVANRVYYIESGYVKIYKLNADGRKVNVGSIRNPGEMMGLAETLYDGERTCFAGTMSDVTVYVIAKKDFLEIMTDNHYLSIKVARLLGARMREAESIIHELVCWQVPGRLALLLLKIGERCGIETDDGTKINLRLTHEEIASMIGTSRQTVTSLLNTFKHEESIAVEGREIKITDAKKLASWVV; translated from the coding sequence ATGGAAGATTTGAGAAATATGGAAACTTTTAATAATATAGAAGCCCTGGTTTTGGATGAAGCTGAAAAAGAAGTGATAAAACAGGTTGGCACCAAAGTTACTTATCCAAAGGGACAGGTTATATTCTCAGCCGGTGATGTGGCAAACCGTGTTTATTATATTGAAAGCGGTTATGTAAAAATATATAAATTAAATGCCGACGGTCGGAAGGTTAACGTAGGTAGTATACGTAATCCGGGAGAAATGATGGGGCTTGCAGAGACTCTTTATGACGGAGAAAGAACTTGTTTTGCCGGAACAATGTCAGATGTGACTGTTTATGTAATAGCAAAAAAAGATTTTCTCGAAATTATGACTGATAATCATTACTTGTCCATTAAGGTTGCCAGGCTGCTTGGTGCCCGTATGCGTGAGGCTGAGTCTATCATTCATGAGTTGGTATGTTGGCAGGTGCCGGGCCGGTTAGCACTGTTGTTGCTGAAAATAGGAGAACGTTGTGGAATTGAAACCGATGATGGTACAAAAATTAATTTGCGCCTTACTCACGAGGAAATAGCAAGTATGATTGGTACTTCCCGCCAGACAGTAACATCATTGTTAAATACATTTAAACATGAAGAAAGTATTGCTGTTGAAGGCCGAGAGATTAAAATTACAGATGCAAAAAAATTAGCCAGTTGGGTAGTGTAA
- a CDS encoding class I SAM-dependent methyltransferase, whose protein sequence is MLIEKKDVIVQLNGCRLTVRVVKDIEAIITDPEDEDKIPLWADIWPAARGMAKYIWDYVNFNGAETLELGAGVGLAGVAAALKDARLTVTDYNEQALALTQENLRLNGVDNAQSFLGDWRNFTLKNRYKWIIGSDVLYDPKLNYYIKDIIKTNLEPGGQLLFSHPGRKPTYDFINYLVSEGFIEKRVEIPVQIDDPFFPYYNILVHHLEQREGGV, encoded by the coding sequence ATGTTAATTGAGAAGAAAGATGTTATAGTTCAATTAAACGGTTGCCGTCTGACTGTTCGAGTAGTTAAGGATATAGAGGCTATTATTACGGATCCCGAAGATGAGGATAAAATTCCTTTGTGGGCTGATATCTGGCCCGCTGCCCGGGGGATGGCCAAATATATTTGGGATTACGTAAATTTTAATGGTGCGGAAACTTTAGAGCTGGGGGCAGGTGTAGGTTTGGCCGGAGTTGCGGCAGCGCTAAAAGATGCTCGGCTTACAGTTACGGACTATAACGAGCAGGCTCTGGCACTGACTCAGGAAAATTTACGGTTAAACGGAGTTGATAATGCACAAAGTTTTCTAGGGGATTGGCGAAACTTTACACTGAAAAATCGATATAAATGGATTATTGGGTCGGATGTATTGTACGATCCAAAGCTAAATTATTACATTAAAGATATTATTAAGACGAATTTGGAACCCGGTGGCCAGTTATTATTTTCACACCCGGGGCGTAAGCCTACATACGATTTTATTAATTACTTAGTTAGTGAGGGTTTTATAGAAAAGCGGGTGGAAATACCGGTGCAAATTGATGACCCCTTTTTTCCCTATTATAATATTTTAGTTCACCATCTGGAGCAAAGGGAGGGAGGTGTGTAA